From a single Leptospira levettii genomic region:
- a CDS encoding penicillin-binding protein 1A yields the protein MNKEKTLRITITTFFSIALLGGLFFGYILSEVNKGKELQKLASYQPTTPTKLYDTNGVLFAELYRHKQELLKYSDIPPHVIHAFLSVEDDNFFNHFGIDFLAIVRAAIKNVFAGRIVQGGSTLTQQLAKTILQQRKKTFGRKFLEALLTLQIEQEYTKEEILEIYFNLIYLGHGTTGLSSAANVYFQKDVRDLSIAEAALLARLPKAPVTYSPFKNPKEAKQAHMVVLGLMAKNGFIPKDQVKKIHDDFWDRYWPVVITQSPSRSTWGAKLNRAPYFTEWVRQILEKELGEEALYTGGLRVYTTLDVRKQEIAEEELRKGLIEQDKSAFGANFRYAGRADRGLVSLYNLFGSIFPVGVPYVTSLDDRQVFRLHLEKEMAPALELLTDFIPSENESAAVKEFQRSSLVFSSNLHVEGAIITIDHQTGYIQTMVGGSRFSPKNQFNRAMQARRQTGSAFKPFVYAAAIQNRAVGSGTGIMDAPLTTITEEGEGYSPQDISGDFRGMVPLSRALSLSLNIVSVQVLMRTGTDSVIDFASKVTKTNKARFPTGPALALGVAELTPYEMALGYSILANKGKDVIPFSVRYVLNQSGTVVYNKEKEVQETLAEEAKNGTIQIIPEATAYIIKQMLIGVAMGGTPTQALRAADKGNYKGESGGKTGSTSSYTNVWYAGFDPKYTSIVWMGFDKSSLSLGKGVTAAGVAAPIWGKMYSRFYNEGPYPSFYPNGKADEIPADVVKGATCAFNGLSPGPNCPLTGNLFLKPITIAGRTLSVPGGRQCDGDRDHYRSMDLNDFLQRELEISDDELK from the coding sequence ATGAACAAAGAAAAAACACTTCGAATTACCATCACTACCTTCTTTAGTATCGCACTTCTGGGAGGACTTTTTTTTGGATACATTCTTTCCGAAGTGAACAAAGGGAAAGAATTACAAAAACTAGCATCTTACCAACCAACAACTCCTACAAAATTATATGATACCAATGGAGTTTTGTTCGCTGAGTTATACCGTCACAAACAAGAATTATTAAAATACAGTGATATTCCACCTCATGTGATCCATGCATTTTTATCAGTAGAAGATGATAACTTTTTCAATCACTTTGGAATTGATTTTTTAGCCATTGTAAGAGCTGCAATTAAAAACGTTTTTGCTGGTCGCATTGTCCAAGGTGGATCCACCTTAACCCAACAGTTAGCAAAAACCATTTTGCAACAAAGGAAAAAAACCTTTGGACGTAAATTCCTCGAAGCACTTCTCACATTACAAATCGAACAAGAATACACCAAAGAAGAAATCTTAGAAATTTATTTTAACCTCATTTATTTGGGCCATGGAACAACGGGTTTGTCTTCTGCAGCCAATGTTTACTTCCAAAAAGATGTAAGAGACTTAAGTATCGCTGAAGCAGCACTTTTAGCAAGATTACCGAAAGCACCTGTCACTTATTCCCCTTTCAAAAACCCAAAAGAAGCCAAACAAGCTCATATGGTAGTGCTTGGCCTTATGGCAAAAAATGGTTTTATACCCAAAGACCAAGTAAAGAAAATCCATGATGATTTTTGGGACAGGTATTGGCCAGTTGTCATCACACAATCACCATCTCGATCCACTTGGGGTGCCAAACTGAACCGTGCCCCTTATTTTACAGAGTGGGTACGCCAAATCTTAGAGAAGGAATTGGGAGAAGAGGCTCTTTACACAGGTGGGCTTCGTGTTTATACCACACTTGATGTGAGAAAACAAGAAATTGCAGAAGAAGAACTCCGAAAGGGTCTTATCGAACAAGACAAATCTGCATTTGGTGCAAACTTTCGTTATGCGGGTCGTGCCGATCGAGGTCTCGTTTCTTTATACAATTTGTTTGGTTCTATTTTTCCAGTTGGTGTTCCCTATGTGACAAGTTTGGACGATAGGCAAGTGTTTCGTTTGCATTTAGAAAAAGAAATGGCACCGGCTCTTGAATTATTGACGGATTTTATCCCTTCCGAAAATGAAAGTGCGGCTGTAAAAGAATTCCAAAGATCCTCACTTGTATTTTCTTCCAACTTACACGTAGAAGGTGCAATCATTACCATTGACCACCAAACTGGATATATCCAAACGATGGTGGGTGGTTCTAGATTTTCTCCTAAAAACCAATTTAACCGTGCGATGCAAGCGAGACGCCAAACGGGTTCTGCCTTCAAACCATTTGTGTATGCAGCTGCCATCCAAAACCGAGCCGTTGGATCGGGAACAGGGATTATGGATGCACCTCTCACCACCATCACGGAAGAAGGGGAAGGGTATTCCCCTCAAGACATCTCTGGTGACTTCCGAGGAATGGTACCTTTATCTCGTGCATTATCATTATCTCTTAACATTGTATCAGTCCAGGTTCTGATGCGAACAGGAACTGATTCCGTGATTGATTTTGCCTCCAAAGTCACAAAAACAAACAAAGCTCGGTTTCCGACAGGTCCTGCCCTTGCATTGGGAGTCGCAGAACTCACACCATATGAAATGGCTCTTGGGTATTCTATCCTTGCAAACAAAGGAAAAGATGTAATTCCATTTAGTGTTCGTTATGTGCTAAACCAAAGTGGAACTGTCGTTTATAATAAAGAAAAGGAAGTCCAAGAAACTTTGGCCGAAGAAGCCAAAAATGGAACCATCCAAATCATCCCAGAAGCCACAGCTTATATTATCAAACAAATGTTAATCGGTGTGGCAATGGGTGGGACACCTACCCAAGCACTCCGTGCTGCAGACAAAGGAAATTATAAAGGGGAATCTGGAGGAAAAACAGGTTCTACATCTTCTTATACCAATGTTTGGTATGCAGGTTTTGACCCAAAATACACATCCATTGTTTGGATGGGTTTTGATAAATCTTCTCTATCTCTTGGAAAAGGTGTCACCGCTGCTGGTGTTGCAGCACCGATTTGGGGGAAAATGTATTCTCGTTTTTACAACGAAGGCCCGTATCCAAGTTTTTACCCGAATGGCAAAGCGGATGAAATTCCAGCTGATGTGGTGAAAGGGGCCACTTGTGCGTTTAATGGACTTTCACCAGGGCCCAATTGCCCTCTCACTGGAAATTTATTCTTAAAACCAATCACAATTGCAGGCAGAACTTTGTCTGTCCCTGGTGGAAGGCAGTGTGATGGGGACAGAGACCACTACAGATCGATGGACCTAAACGACTTCTTACAACGTGAATTGGAAATCTCTGACGACGAATTGAAGTAA
- a CDS encoding MBL fold metallo-hydrolase: protein MIVQLYGVRGSIASPLRNQDYRKKIIEILDLYKQSGADGSVDEFWQNLPYHLKFVTGSDTTCVSVTDDDGQTYVLDMGTGLRNLGDELVSEYFTNQLKKTVSFFITHTHWDHIQGLPFFKPIYFPDFHLHFYSPYADLEKRLQRQQEPEFFPVPLDGTGSAKEFKLFFPGDVLEFPSGLKVECYPLKHPGGSFAYKFTNRAGKIFIFATDAEFTGADMDLIHDCLPFFADADLLILDTQYTLDESFSKFDWGHTAYTMSVNCASSWRVKNLVLTHHEPSYSDEKIYDIYENAKLHQQQLGEKKLKIHLAREGLRFHL from the coding sequence GTGATTGTGCAACTCTACGGAGTCCGCGGTTCCATTGCGAGCCCACTCCGAAACCAAGACTACCGCAAAAAGATAATCGAGATCTTAGACCTCTACAAACAATCAGGGGCCGATGGATCTGTGGATGAGTTTTGGCAAAATCTTCCCTACCACTTAAAATTTGTCACAGGATCTGACACAACCTGTGTTTCCGTGACCGATGATGATGGGCAAACCTATGTTTTGGACATGGGGACGGGACTTCGGAACTTAGGTGATGAACTTGTTTCCGAATATTTCACAAACCAATTGAAAAAAACTGTCTCCTTTTTTATCACACATACCCACTGGGATCATATCCAAGGCCTTCCTTTTTTTAAGCCCATCTACTTCCCAGACTTCCATTTGCATTTTTATTCTCCCTATGCTGATTTAGAAAAACGATTACAAAGACAACAAGAACCAGAATTTTTTCCAGTGCCACTGGACGGAACAGGTTCTGCAAAAGAGTTCAAACTTTTTTTCCCAGGAGATGTGTTAGAATTTCCATCGGGTCTCAAAGTAGAGTGTTACCCATTAAAACACCCTGGTGGTTCATTTGCGTATAAATTCACAAACCGTGCTGGTAAAATTTTTATCTTTGCTACGGATGCAGAATTTACGGGAGCTGACATGGACCTCATCCACGACTGTTTGCCTTTTTTTGCGGATGCGGACTTACTCATCTTAGATACTCAATACACTTTAGATGAATCCTTTTCTAAATTTGATTGGGGCCACACGGCGTATACGATGTCCGTTAATTGTGCTTCTTCTTGGCGTGTGAAAAACTTAGTCCTCACCCACCATGAACCAAGTTATTCTGATGAAAAAATTTATGATATTTATGAAAACGCAAAACTCCACCAGCAGCAGTTAGGTGAAAAGAAATTAAAAATTCATTTAGCAAGAGAAGGACTTAGATTCCACTTATAA
- a CDS encoding rhomboid family intramembrane serine protease, with protein MASRTPGYELRFGPPMVPVVRTLILVNVIFFILQLLTKLSFHSPLVELYLGLSPELVFRGWVWQLVSYAFLHGSFMHILFNMLSLWMFGSELAEIWGERAFLKFYFFTALLGGIGTITAQYLGIPQGVVVGASASIYGLLVAYGMTWPNRELLVFLIFPMRAKYFVMIVMLMVLFAQGERVAHFAHLGGAIGGLILMKLYTGWKGTKSSLPTWSLSRYLQKRRFMRYQEEMAKRENAKTKVDELLEKISKNGMESLSRKERKFLNEASQKYFNE; from the coding sequence ATGGCCTCTCGTACCCCAGGATATGAACTCCGATTTGGACCACCTATGGTTCCCGTTGTCCGAACTCTGATTTTAGTCAATGTCATCTTTTTCATTCTGCAACTTCTGACAAAACTCAGCTTTCACTCTCCCCTTGTGGAACTCTATTTGGGTCTCTCTCCCGAACTTGTGTTCCGAGGATGGGTTTGGCAACTTGTGAGTTATGCCTTTTTACACGGAAGTTTTATGCACATCCTATTCAATATGCTGAGCCTTTGGATGTTTGGTTCAGAACTGGCTGAAATCTGGGGGGAACGTGCTTTTCTCAAATTTTATTTTTTCACTGCCCTACTCGGTGGGATCGGAACCATCACTGCCCAATATTTGGGAATCCCACAAGGTGTTGTTGTCGGAGCTAGTGCCAGTATCTATGGCCTTCTTGTTGCGTACGGGATGACATGGCCAAACCGTGAACTTCTTGTCTTTCTCATCTTCCCCATGCGAGCCAAATACTTTGTGATGATTGTGATGCTTATGGTACTGTTTGCACAAGGGGAACGAGTGGCACACTTTGCTCATTTGGGTGGAGCCATCGGGGGACTTATCCTGATGAAATTGTATACGGGTTGGAAAGGCACAAAATCTTCCCTGCCTACTTGGTCACTCTCTCGTTACTTACAAAAACGTAGGTTTATGCGGTACCAAGAAGAAATGGCAAAACGAGAAAATGCCAAAACCAAAGTGGATGAACTACTAGAAAAAATTTCCAAAAATGGAATGGAGTCTTTGTCCCGAAAAGAACGTAAGTTTTTAAACGAAGCGTCTCAGAAATACTTCAACGAGTGA
- a CDS encoding lipoate--protein ligase family protein, which translates to MTKKVFFFPPIPPRSPYYNLAIEESIAIQMVSSGITAGIRLWKNPDSIILGLSENPYRNIKEHVVSAYEKEVKSFGFGKKPKPNFCYIARRASGGGTVFHSLSGNINYSLYFNLEERKELFPVKESYDRILGIISKSLAHQNIQSFAKGKSDLVLEKEGVFKKISGNAQFRKRNCIVQHGTLILEESLIEHVSEVLHHPPEEPDYRKERGHKDFLTSLPGFFSEEKWAIDLVREVFLYLEEPLPSDFSNISFFGRDFSTFRKQVLRESEFIRKKKYQNPEYTLHREIPT; encoded by the coding sequence GTGACAAAAAAAGTTTTTTTCTTTCCCCCTATTCCACCAAGATCGCCTTACTACAATTTGGCGATTGAAGAATCGATTGCCATCCAAATGGTAAGTTCTGGGATCACAGCGGGGATTAGGTTATGGAAAAATCCAGATTCGATCATCCTTGGACTCTCTGAAAATCCTTACCGCAATATCAAAGAACATGTGGTGAGTGCTTACGAAAAGGAAGTAAAATCTTTTGGATTTGGGAAAAAACCAAAACCTAACTTCTGTTATATCGCAAGGCGTGCCTCGGGTGGAGGGACAGTTTTCCATTCCCTTTCCGGAAATATCAATTATTCGCTTTATTTTAACTTAGAGGAACGAAAGGAATTATTCCCTGTCAAAGAAAGTTACGACCGAATCCTAGGAATCATTTCCAAATCCCTCGCCCACCAAAACATCCAATCCTTTGCCAAAGGGAAATCAGACCTTGTTTTAGAAAAAGAGGGAGTTTTTAAAAAAATCTCAGGAAACGCTCAGTTTCGGAAACGAAATTGTATCGTCCAACATGGAACACTCATCTTAGAAGAAAGTCTCATTGAACATGTCTCCGAGGTTTTACACCACCCTCCCGAAGAACCGGATTACCGTAAGGAAAGAGGCCATAAGGATTTTTTAACCTCCCTTCCTGGTTTTTTTTCCGAAGAAAAATGGGCAATTGATTTGGTTCGGGAAGTATTTTTGTATTTGGAAGAGCCACTCCCATCTGATTTTTCAAACATTTCCTTCTTTGGAAGGGACTTTTCTACTTTTCGGAAACAAGTGCTCCGAGAATCTGAATTTATTCGCAAGAAGAAATACCAAAATCCAGAATACACACTCCACAGAGAAATTCCGACATGA
- the glyA gene encoding serine hydroxymethyltransferase, translating into MSYLQKQDPEVYAALKKEDERQEHSLEMIASENFVSRPVLEAYHSTLTNKYAEGYPGKRYYNGCENADKVEELAIERAKKMFGAEYANVQPHSGAQANMAVFLATLEPGDSFLGMNLAHGGHLTHGSAVNISGKYFKPIPYGVDEKTETINYDEVAKLAKEHKPKLIVVGASAYPRIIDFNKFREIANDIGAKIMADIAHISGLVVAGEHPSPIGVCDFVTTTTHKTLRGPRGGLILSSAENEKVLNSRVFPGIQGGPLMHVIAAKAVAFGEALQPEFKTYIKQVVKNAKVLAEVFQKRGFRVVSGGTDNHIVLLDVSVKGLTGKDAADGLDHIGVTVNKNAIPFDKNPPAVASGIRLGTPALTTRGLKEKEIEAVGNLICDYLDHFGDTTWESKVKAAVKEITDAFPMKHFRLED; encoded by the coding sequence ATGAGTTATTTACAAAAACAAGACCCTGAAGTTTATGCTGCCCTAAAAAAAGAAGACGAAAGACAAGAACATTCCCTCGAAATGATTGCGAGTGAAAACTTTGTTTCTCGTCCAGTTCTCGAAGCTTACCACTCTACACTGACCAATAAATATGCGGAAGGTTATCCTGGAAAACGATACTACAATGGCTGTGAAAATGCTGACAAAGTAGAAGAACTCGCCATTGAAAGAGCCAAAAAAATGTTTGGTGCTGAATATGCGAACGTACAACCACATAGCGGTGCTCAGGCGAATATGGCAGTTTTTCTTGCCACTCTTGAACCAGGAGACAGTTTTCTTGGAATGAATTTGGCACACGGCGGCCACCTAACACATGGTAGTGCAGTCAACATCAGTGGAAAATATTTTAAACCAATTCCTTATGGTGTGGATGAAAAAACAGAAACCATCAATTACGATGAAGTGGCAAAACTTGCCAAAGAACACAAACCAAAACTCATCGTTGTTGGAGCATCTGCTTACCCTCGAATCATCGATTTTAATAAATTTAGAGAAATTGCAAATGATATTGGTGCCAAAATCATGGCGGACATTGCACATATCTCTGGTTTGGTGGTTGCTGGTGAACACCCAAGTCCCATCGGAGTTTGTGATTTTGTCACAACAACTACTCACAAAACATTACGTGGACCTCGTGGTGGACTGATTCTATCTTCTGCTGAAAACGAAAAAGTGCTGAACTCACGAGTGTTCCCTGGAATCCAAGGTGGACCACTTATGCATGTGATTGCCGCAAAAGCAGTCGCTTTTGGAGAAGCACTCCAACCAGAATTCAAAACTTATATCAAACAAGTGGTAAAAAACGCGAAAGTCCTTGCAGAAGTATTCCAAAAACGAGGATTTCGTGTGGTATCAGGCGGAACAGACAACCATATCGTTTTACTTGATGTGTCTGTGAAAGGTCTCACTGGAAAAGATGCAGCAGATGGACTTGATCATATTGGGGTGACTGTGAATAAAAACGCGATCCCTTTTGATAAAAATCCTCCTGCAGTTGCTTCAGGGATCCGACTCGGAACACCAGCCCTCACAACAAGAGGCCTTAAAGAAAAAGAAATCGAAGCCGTTGGCAATTTGATTTGTGATTACCTAGATCATTTTGGCGATACAACTTGGGAATCAAAGGTAAAAGCAGCTGTAAAAGAAATCACAGATGCTTTCCCGATGAAACATTTCCGATTGGAAGACTAA
- a CDS encoding NRDE family protein, giving the protein MCLVGIAYGIHSDFPLVVVSNRDEFFERPTEGLHVWKTEPTILAGKDLKAGGTWLGANQDGKVTFLTNVRNFRKPHHPNPKSRGELVIRFLESRGSVLSSHYADEVKANQNLYEGFNLFLFDGKEAFALGGDPFAIQKVEFGFHAVSNASWDTQWPKTEKLLSQMKPLVTRWQEKKISKFEIESELFRSLNDAELVKDERYLPDTGIGLEREVSLSSVRIKTPQYGTRASTLVFYGKESVEIVERTFSDPLSDGFTERRNVLVW; this is encoded by the coding sequence ATGTGTTTAGTTGGCATTGCCTATGGCATTCACTCAGATTTTCCTTTGGTGGTTGTCTCAAACCGTGATGAATTTTTTGAACGTCCCACGGAAGGGTTACATGTTTGGAAAACGGAACCTACGATCTTGGCGGGCAAAGATCTAAAAGCGGGTGGGACTTGGCTTGGAGCAAACCAAGATGGAAAAGTAACCTTCCTCACAAACGTACGCAATTTCCGAAAACCCCACCATCCCAACCCAAAATCCAGAGGAGAACTTGTGATTCGTTTTTTAGAATCAAGGGGCTCCGTTTTATCTTCTCATTATGCAGACGAAGTGAAGGCCAACCAGAACCTGTATGAAGGATTTAATTTATTCCTCTTTGATGGAAAGGAGGCATTCGCACTTGGTGGCGATCCGTTTGCCATCCAAAAAGTGGAGTTTGGGTTTCATGCGGTGAGTAATGCTAGTTGGGATACCCAATGGCCAAAAACGGAAAAACTTTTGTCTCAAATGAAACCATTGGTAACGAGATGGCAGGAGAAAAAAATTTCCAAATTTGAAATCGAATCGGAACTCTTTCGTTCCTTAAATGATGCAGAACTTGTTAAGGATGAGAGGTACTTACCAGACACAGGGATTGGACTTGAACGGGAAGTGAGTCTTTCCTCAGTTCGCATCAAAACTCCTCAGTATGGAACGAGGGCATCCACGTTAGTGTTTTATGGAAAGGAATCTGTAGAGATTGTTGAAAGAACTTTCTCCGATCCGTTATCCGATGGATTTACGGAACGGAGAAATGTTTTGGTTTGGTAG